A stretch of Labrus mixtus chromosome 7, fLabMix1.1, whole genome shotgun sequence DNA encodes these proteins:
- the mfsd4aa gene encoding major facilitator superfamily domain-containing protein 4A, with amino-acid sequence MKTELNEQLPVSRYLWVSGDQSDMKLLDERIWSLFKRHWQHTLTYWSVFFSFGMCIAFLGPTILDLRCQTQSTLQQITWVFFSQQLFLLVGSSVGGLFKKTLMSSLSALLCCTFVISLVFAVIPLCNHVVLLSVAMAIAGQSMGVIDNIANRQLVKLYQKDSATFLQALHFFIGLGALVTPLVADPFLAEDSCVLGVNSTANSSSSSTSDLEHLRSRMAGQVAALPNISQYPLHTEGLVITRVAYAFWIMALINLPVPAAVLTLMYHERLLPCSSKSQHLLDKDSQTSKSHNVDSEEGHGSLFCCCDAAKVRGHPATFFIIHALGGAILFITDGIIGSYSGFVYTYAVSPPLLMGHKTAGCLDSVFWAAITLGRLAFIYLSCKFTAPTLLTVSLVGVILVQCLLLIFYTSSVFLFFGTCVLGLCISSVFPSMLAFTEDILDYKGCATTVLVTCASTGEMAMQLLVGSVINSQGSYSFLVCCTVASFIAFCLFLLFLYTHHRHRNFHKDWSKYTEMEEKPKTGGS; translated from the exons atgaagACGGAGCTCAATGAACAGCTTCCAGTCTCTCGGTATCTGTGGGTTTCAGGAGATCAGAGCGACATGAAGCTCCTGGACGAGCGGATCTGGTCGCTCTTTAAGCGCCACTGGCAGCACACTCTTACCTACTGGagtgtgtttttcagtttcGGCATGTGCATCGCCTTCCTTGGTCCCACCATCCTGGACCTGAGGTGTCAGACTCAGTCCACGCTGCAGCAGATCACCTGGGTCTTCTTTTCTCAGCAGCTCTTCCTGCTGGTGGGCAGCAGCGTGGGAGGACTTTTCAAGAAGAC ACTCATGTCCTCCCTGTCAGCACTCCTCTGCTGCACTTTCGTCATCTCTCTGGTGTTTGCCGTCATACCACTATGTAACCACGTAGTGCTGTTATCCGTCGCCATGGCAATTGCTGGTCAATCAATGGGAGTGATTGACAACATCGCCAACAGGCAGCTGGTGAAGCTGTACCAGAAAGACTCTGCCACCTTCCTGCAG GCTCTGCATTTCTTCATAGGCCTGGGAGCTCTGGTTACGCCCCTTGTCGCTGATCCTTTCCTAGCGGAGGACTCCTGTGTTCTTGGTGTTAACTCGACCGCCAACTCTTCGTCCTCTTCTACCTCTGACCTTGAGCACCTCCGGAGCAGAATGGCCGGGCAGGTCGCAGCGCTTCCAAATATCTCCCAGTATCCTCTGCACACAGAGGGCCTAGTCATCACCAGGGTCGCGTACGCCTTCTGGATCATGGCCCTCATCAAT CTCCCTGTGCCTGCAGCAGTGCTCACACTGATGTACCACGAAAGACTGCTGCCTTGCTCTAGCAAGAGTCAACATCTGCTGGACAAAGACTCTCAGACCAGCAAAAGTCACAATGTGGACAGTGAGGAAG GCCATGGgagtttgttttgctgttgtgACGCTGCCAAAGTCAGAGGTCATCCAGCTACTTTCTTCATCATCCACGCTCTGGGTGGGGccatcctcttcatcactgaCGGGATTATA GGCTCCTACTCTGGCTTCGTCTACACCTACGCGGTGTCCCCTCCTCTGCTGATGGGTCACAAGACTGCAGGATGTCTGGACAGTGTATTTTGGGCAGCCATCACTTTGGGAAGACTGGCTTTCATTTACCTGTCCTGCAAATTCACAGCACCCACTCTGCTCACTGTTAGTCTg gtgggGGTCATACTGGTGCAGTGTCTGTTGTTGATCTTCTACACCAGCTCTGTGTTCCTCTTCTTTGGTACCTGTGTGTTGGGGCTGTGCATCAGcagtgtgtttccctccatgcTGGCCTTTACAGAGGACATACTGGACTACAAAG GTTGTGCCACAACTGTCCTGGTGACGTGTGCTAGCACAGGAGAGATGGCGATGCAGCTGCTCGTTGGATCT GTGATCAACAGTCAGGGCAGTTACTCTTTCCTGGTGTGTTGTACGGTAGCGTCCTTTATCGCCTTCTGCCTGTTCCTGCTGTTCCTCTACACGCATCACCGCCACAGAAACTTTCACAAAG